TTAATCATTTTGTGGAAAAAACTAGAATTGACAAGTAGCTTGGTGGTCAACAGAGACATCCTCTGGGGGTTGCTACCGCAGTTGAGTTGGCTTTGTATGATTATGATCAGTTATACAGAACAAAAATGCAAATGTTTAAGCCGATGATTGTAAAAGCGTTTTTGCAAGAGCATCCACAGGCAATAGACTATCTTAAGCAGCAAAACCTTTTGCAATAAGATTTTCATAGATTGGTGGGTATTGGTTTGGACTATAAATTGTGGTATACTAAAACATATTATAAATGTTACGTGGAGTTTTCATGCCGATAACAAAAGAAGAAAAACAAAATATTTTTGGTGAATTTGGTATAAGTGCTCAGGATACCGGTTCTTCTCAGGTTCAAGTTGCGATTTTAACTAAAGACATTACAAAGTTAACAGAGCATTGCCAAAAGAATCCAAAAGATTTTAGTACACGTAGAGGACTGTTGCAAAAAGTCTGCAATCGTCGTAGTTTATTGACATATTTACAAAAAATAGATGTAAATAAGTATAGAGAATTAGTAGCAAAGCTTGGTTTACGTAAATAAATTACGTGAATGAAAGTTATCGGTTAATAGAGTTTATCGTAGACAGCTTTGCACAATAAAATTTTATGTATAGGTTCCCTAGAATGGTACGAACGTTTAGAAATGAAGAATTCGGTTTTGAGGTAGAAATTGGCAAAGTAGCTCGTCAAGCAGATGGTGCAGTGTTATTAAAACAAGGTGGAACGGTTATTTTAGCAACCGCAACATCGGCACCGTCAAAAGAATTTCCTGGATTTTTACCTTTAACGATTGAATATCGTGAACAATATTCAGCAGCAGGAAAGATTCCTGGTGGATATTTTAAAAGAGAAGGTAAGCTTTCAGACCGTGAAGTTTTGACAAGTCGCCTCATTGATCGTGCCATTCGTCCGTTATTTCCCTACAATTATTTTGATCAATTACAAGTTTTAACAACTG
This genomic stretch from Candidatus Babeliales bacterium harbors:
- the rpsO gene encoding 30S ribosomal protein S15 produces the protein MPITKEEKQNIFGEFGISAQDTGSSQVQVAILTKDITKLTEHCQKNPKDFSTRRGLLQKVCNRRSLLTYLQKIDVNKYRELVAKLGLRK
- a CDS encoding polyribonucleotide nucleotidyltransferase; translation: MVRTFRNEEFGFEVEIGKVARQADGAVLLKQGGTVILATATSAPSKEFPGFLPLTIEYREQYSAAGKIPGGYFKREGKLSDREVLTSRLIDRAIRPLFPYNYFDQLQVLTTVYSVDKEHAPNTISLLAASLALSISKIPFMGPIGVIEVGRIDGRWIFNPTHPE